Within Schumannella luteola, the genomic segment GGTGGGTCGCCGAGTGCGCCTGGGTCGCCCCGCGACGGTAGTCGGCATCCACGATGCTCGTCGCGGCGTCGCCGACGCCGACCTCGCCCGAGCGCACCTGCACGGTGTGACTGATGAGGCCCTTGACCGGGCGCTGCACGTCGAGCACCTCGAGCTCGAAGCCCGCGCCCACGATCGTGCCGGCGTCGGCCGACTGACCGCCCGACTCGGGGTAGAGCGACGTCTCGGCGAGGATCACCTCGGCGATGTCGCCCGCGACGGCCTTGTTCACGGCGACGCCGTCGACCAGGAGGCCGAGGATGCTCGTCTCCGTCTCGAGGTAGTCGTAGCCGGTGAAGGTCGTCTCGCCCTGCGCGCGGAAGTCGGAGTAGACGGTGAGATCGGCGATCGCCTTCTTGCGGTTCTTCGCGTCGGCCTTCGCGCGGTCGCGCTGCTCCTGCATGAGCGTGTCGAACGCGGTGCGGTCGACGCTCAGCCCGGCCTCCTCGGCCATCTCGAGCGTCAGGTCGATCGGGAAGCCGAAGCTGTCGTGCAGCAGGAACGCCGTGTCGCCCGGCAGCACCGCCGATCCGACCTTCTTGGTGTCCTGCACCGCGACGTCGAGGATCGTCGTGCCGCCGGCGAGGGTGCGCAGGAAGGTCTCCTCCTCCGCGAACGCCATGCCGGAGGTGCGGGCCCACTCCTCGGCGACATCCGGGTACGCCGGCGCCATCGCGTCGCGCGAGGCGGCGAAGAGCTCCGGGAAGCTCGCGGTGTCGTAGCCGAGCAGACGCATCGCGCGGATCGTGCGGCGCATGAGGCGGCGCAGCACGTAGCCGCGGCCCTCGTTCGACGGGCTCACGCCATCCGTCATGAGCATGAGCGACGAGCGCACGTGGTCGGCGATCACGCGCATGCGCACGTCGTCTTCGTGGTCGGCGCCGTAGCGGCGGCCCGACAGCTGCGAGGCCACGTCGAGAACCGGGCGCACCTGATCGATCTCGTACATGTTGTCGACGCCCTGCAGCAGGAACGCGACGCGCTCCATGCCCATGCCGGTGTCGATGTTCTTCTTCGGCAGCTCGCCGACGATGTCGAAGTCGATCTTCGAGCGCACGTTCTGGATCGCGTACTGCATGAAGACGAGATTCCAGATCTCGACGTAGCGGTCGTCGTCCGTCGCCGGGCCGCCGTCGACGCCGTACGCCGGGCCGCGGTCGAAGAAGATCTCCGAGCAGGGGCCCGCGGGGCCGGGCTGGCCGGTCGACCAGTAGTTGCTGTCGCGCCCGAGTCGCTGGATGCGCTCCTCCGGCAGGCCGGCGATCTTGCGCCAGAGCTGGATCGCCTCGTCGTCGTCTTCGTAGACCGTGACCCAGAGGTCCTTCTCCTGGAAGCCGAAGCCGCCGTCCGCCTGGCTGCTCGTGAGCAGGTCCCAGGCGTAGGTGATGGCGCCCTCCTTGAAGTAGTCGCCGAAGGAGAAGTTGCCGTTCATCTGGAAGAACGTGCCGTGCCGAGGGGTCTTGCCGACCTCCTCGATGTCGTTCGTGCGGATCACCTTCTGCACG encodes:
- the alaS gene encoding alanine--tRNA ligase, producing the protein MQTAEIQRRWLTYFGERGHTVVPSASLVSDDPSLLFTVAGMVPFIPYLTGVVPSPYPRATSVQKVIRTNDIEEVGKTPRHGTFFQMNGNFSFGDYFKEGAITYAWDLLTSSQADGGFGFQEKDLWVTVYEDDDEAIQLWRKIAGLPEERIQRLGRDSNYWSTGQPGPAGPCSEIFFDRGPAYGVDGGPATDDDRYVEIWNLVFMQYAIQNVRSKIDFDIVGELPKKNIDTGMGMERVAFLLQGVDNMYEIDQVRPVLDVASQLSGRRYGADHEDDVRMRVIADHVRSSLMLMTDGVSPSNEGRGYVLRRLMRRTIRAMRLLGYDTASFPELFAASRDAMAPAYPDVAEEWARTSGMAFAEEETFLRTLAGGTTILDVAVQDTKKVGSAVLPGDTAFLLHDSFGFPIDLTLEMAEEAGLSVDRTAFDTLMQEQRDRAKADAKNRKKAIADLTVYSDFRAQGETTFTGYDYLETETSILGLLVDGVAVNKAVAGDIAEVILAETSLYPESGGQSADAGTIVGAGFELEVLDVQRPVKGLISHTVQVRSGEVGVGDAATSIVDADYRRGATQAHSATHLIHAALRQTLGQQAHQAGSFNKAGYMRLDFSWSQSLSPETRTEIEEIANNAIRQDLEVVTRVLPLDEARAAGAMALFGEKYGDTVRMVDIGGPWSRELCAGTHVSSSAQVGLINLVSESSIGSTNRRVEALVGADAFRDLAVERSIVGALSSSLKTPREQLPDRIAELVANLKAAEKKIAAFEASKLADRVPALAQGATRLGAHTAVVEDLGELASADELRQLAQQVRERLGSDSAVVALLARVGERPSVVVATNPAARDAGVKAGALVKQAAGVLGGGGGGKDDLAQGGGTDVTAVPAAVEALRRALEG